The sequence GGATTGACTGCACTACGCAATCTCCTCATCTTGATGCAGTCAGAGGAGATGAAAGCATTGATGAGTTCGGGTGTGCTTGATCCGAAGACGCTCCAGGTGATGGGAGCGGCAGCGCATGCGCTGGTGAGCGCCCAACGTGAGCCACGGCGGGCCGGCCCAATGGCATTGTTGGGTGCACTCTTCAACCGTGATGTGCAACGTTCGCTTGGCTTCGCCCTCAATTTTGCCGAACGGTTTGGGCAAAAACTGCCGGGCTAGGACGGTAACGTGCCGGAGAACAGGTAGTATCGCGACTAGAGAGGAACACACTATGGCAAAGAGCCACTATCAGGTTGTCATTGCTGGCGGCGGTACGGGTGGTCTGACCGTTGCTGCTCAACTCATGGAACAGCCAAATCCGCCGGAGATTGCGCTGATCGAACCGTCAACGGTGCACTATTATCAGCCCTTGTGGACACTAGTGGGAGGAGGAGTGTTTCCCCGTGAGCAATCGGCACGCCCAGAAGCCGATTATATCCCACCAGGAGTCACGTGGCTAAAGGAGGCGGTGAAGGCATTTGACCCCGATAATAACAGTCTGACCCTGAGCAACGGTGAGACGATTACCTACGACTATCTGGTTGTGGCGCTGGGCATTCAGATTGACTGGCATAAGGTGAAGGGACTGCCAGAAACGTTGGGTAAGAATGGGGTCTGCTCGAACTACTCGTATGACACTGTTGAATATACCTGGCAGAATATCCGCACCTTCCGGGGCGGAAATGCTGTCTTCACCCATCCGAGCACGCCGATCAAGTGTGGTGGTGCGCCGCAGAAGATTGTCTATCTAGCCGATGATTATTTCCGCCGCTCTGGAGTGCGGCAGCAGAGCCAGCTCAATTTCTACCATGCGGGTGCAGCCATCTTTGCAGTAAAGAAGTATGCTGATGCGTTGAATCGCGTGGTCGCACGCAAGGGGATTAACGTTCATTTCCAGCACGATTTGATCGAGGTACGCGGTGAGGCGCGTGAGGCCGTCTTCCTCAATCTGGCTACCCGCGAGACGGTGACGGTTCACTTCGATATGTTGCATGTATCACCGCCAATGAGTGCGCCCGACGTGATTAAGAGCA comes from Chloroflexus sp. Y-396-1 and encodes:
- a CDS encoding FAD/NAD(P)-binding oxidoreductase codes for the protein MAKSHYQVVIAGGGTGGLTVAAQLMEQPNPPEIALIEPSTVHYYQPLWTLVGGGVFPREQSARPEADYIPPGVTWLKEAVKAFDPDNNSLTLSNGETITYDYLVVALGIQIDWHKVKGLPETLGKNGVCSNYSYDTVEYTWQNIRTFRGGNAVFTHPSTPIKCGGAPQKIVYLADDYFRRSGVRQQSQLNFYHAGAAIFAVKKYADALNRVVARKGINVHFQHDLIEVRGEAREAVFLNLATRETVTVHFDMLHVSPPMSAPDVIKSSTLANTGGWVDVDQYTLQHKRYPNVFSLGDCSSLPTSKTGAAIRKQAPVLVANLMAAMAKETLPATYDGYTSCPLVTGYGSLILAEFDYTNQPKESFPFDQSQERYSMYALKAYGLPAMYWNGMLRGRM